ATTTGATCTTGGGCTGAAATAGAAAAGgcttttgattttgcaGGCTTTAGCTCGTTCACCTCATCAACGGTGGAAGAGAACCATGTTACCTCATTCCCTGTGCTATAGAGATTCAATCCTCTAGTCGGATTCAAGCTACGATTTGGAGAAGACGAAGGGTTCATAATATCTTGGAGCTGAGAGACAAATGCAATTGTAAAGAAAGGGGTTCACAATTACAAAATGCAAAACGAAATGAAgtaaaattcaaaaagaaaatagtaAGGAATgcaagaaaaattaaagtaatGCAATATAATGACACTCTTGATTAGAAATATaacaaatgaagaaattaaaggaTGAAAAACAACATTCACATAGCAGCTATAGTGCTTGAATAGTTTTTAAATGGAAACGGACGCATTgttatattaatttacaatGGAACTTTTTGACGATTTACAAAGATAGGAGATTCCGAGGAAGCACGCATCAGGCTGAACTAGAATGCCTAGTGGCAGCACATAGATAAAGTCCATGCACAACAGTATAAAGGAAGTGCACAAAGACAAAGGCAACCCTAGTTGAGCATCAAAGGGATGAGTATTTGAGCATCCTGACTATGACTTTGGCATGATTTCTGAATGATAACTCCGTATACACTTTTGTTTGGAACAGCCAcaattaaacaaattttagaaCATGCAGTAAGGTTCAGTAAACAGAAAGAGAGAAACAACGATGCTGCATAGTGTGAACGAGCTGAGTTCGATCGTAAAGTGACAGTAGCGAAGAGACAGACTATTATTGATTGTTAGGTTgactgaaaaaatttacaaaaaatgaggtattttgatttgactataaacaaagcaaatttCAGTATTCAATCTTTAAGCAAGTTTCTTAGGAGAAACCTAGAAGCAATGCAATACTATAATggttaaacaaaaaagagcTAACGTTAACCTGCAAAAGAGATGATAAAAGAAAgcagtaaaaataaagctaTAGTTGCTATAAGTATGCAAGTAGTATGTAACGTATGAACTATTATACAAATTTCCCTTTGTATTGAAACTCGATATTAAAACGTTCTTTTAGTTTAAGAATCGCACTGGGACATCGGAAAATAACTGGGCAATGCACAGCCATTAGGAAGactttaagaaaaaaaaaaacgacaGCTACTGCAAAACATCAAAGTTACAAGCGATTATTCCGACTGTTGAAATTTCAACACCCGACCCCCAAGGATCTAAGCATGATTTAAGCAGTAGGAGAGGCCTGAAAACCTGCATATCTAGCTCACAATACATTcataagaagaaaaatagatAACTTTAGATCTGCCATATCACTACTAAACAAAGAACGAACCTTCCCTTTATCGAGAAAGATAAAGAAGATAGTGAAATAAAGGTGAAGAACATGTTACCTTAgtgaaaattttacaacGCGGAATTACTCTGATATAACCTGCGAATGAGATTCGCTAATATTTCTGGGTGGCCTCCACGGACTTAAGAAAGAGCAagtatattaattttcattCCGTTTTTGAACTTGTCTTTAGTATATGCCattctttctcttcttaTTGAAAAGTACtcgaaaataaaaaaaatgtctcCTCATAAAATTAGTGATAACCACCGTCATTTGATGTTAAGTAGATTTATGATGGGAAATGGTGTTTCCATCATAAACATGCCTTTCTCTGGTGGCCAGCCCAAGGACGGTGCAGAGTTGGCTCCCGAAATGGTTGAAAAGGCTGGCCTTGTGGATGATTTGGAACACCTTGGATACGATGTCAAGCTCATCCAAAACCCCGAATTTAAAAGTCGTCCTTCCAAGGAGGGTCCCAACCAGGctttaatgaaaaaccCTTTATACGTTAGCAATGTTACTCGTCAAGTTCGTGATGCTGTCCAACGTGAATTAGAACAGCAAAGAGTTGTTGTCAACATTGGCGGTGATCATTCTCTTGCCATTGGTACTGTGGAGGGTGTGCAGGCCGTTTATGATGATGCCTGTGTCTTGTGGATTGACGCTCACGCTGACATTAACACTCCTGAATCTTCTCCTTCTAAAAATCTTCATGGTTGCCCCTTGTCATTTTCTTTAGGATACGCCGAGCCTCTCCCTGAAGAGTTTGCTTGGACCAAGAGAGTTATTGAAGAGCGTCGTCTGGCTTTTATTGGATTGCGTGATTTAGATCCTATGGAGCGCGCTTTTCTTCGTGAGCGTAACATAGCCGCTTATACCATGCACCACGTCGACAAATACGGAATTGGCCGTGTCGTTGAGATGGCGATGGAGCACATCAATCCTGGTAAGAGACGACCTGTCCATCTTTCCTTCGATGTTGACGCTTGCGATCCCATCGTTGCCCCAGCCACTGGTACCCGTGTTCCAGGCGGTTTGACTTTCCGTGAGGCAATGTACATCTGCGAAGCTGTAGCTGAATCCGGTACATTGGTTGCTGTTGATGTTATGGAGGTTAATCCACTACTTGGTAATGAAGAGGAGGCCAAGACTACGGTGGACTTGGCCCGCTCTATCGTTCGTACTAGTCTTGGTCAAACTTTACtttaaaattacaatttaTCAATATATAAAACGAATATTGATTTTCATGAGCTGACGGGACGAAGAGTGCATTCTTTTTATGTGGAATTAAgggaaaaaatataaataacgTTACTATTGTTTAACCGTTTAAATAGAATTGACTTAGGTATTAACAAGTTTTTTGATCTGATTACTGAAGTTGAGTAAAAGCATATTATCAcgtaaacatttttattaaggATAATCActaaaagtaaaacaaaataatcaGTACAACGGAGGATACGACTCCAACGAAACCGGTGAACCATTGATTGGTTTGTATTTTCATGtcattaatttctttgtgTAAAATATCCACTTCATTGAGAATTTTCGTTTCATTTTCGTGAATATTTGTGTTTCTAGACGTTGCGGCATCTTTCATACGTCCTTTTTCAAGGTTTAAATTCAATCTGACTTCAGACAAAGCGGTTTTAACGTCTTCGCGGAGAGAACTCTTggttttttcaatttcgttAATAAGTTTATCAGAGCTTTTCCTAACtttatcaaattcattttcctCAATCGTCTCCAAATACTTCcgaatttgtaaaaatgttcttttttgctGGAACGACACAGATTCCTGCTTAGCTTTAAATCctatatttttctctaaCTCTGTAAGCCTATAACGTTAGTTGGAAAGCTCTTAAACTTTTTACTTACGCCTCTCCAGTAATGGTCCTCATCAAATTAGTAATTGTTTCTGCATTTTTTACAGAATAACCAGCCTGCTCTAGTCTTCTGGAAGACTGTTTAAGCAATTCAGGGCTTGGTTCATAAGATGCAGAATATCTTTCGGATTGGATTCTATTAATAATCGTCCAAGGTCTATTTTGACTTAGAAATGGGAAAATTTGTTTCCGAATAATCATTtgttccttttttatttgtaaattctAAGGAACGATTCAATATTCATGGGCGATTTGAGAAAAGATACgtcaaaaaaagtaaattatgTTAAAGAAGCAGACAATTgcatttgaagaaaatcaatCTTTATACTACTACGTTCGGTGGTGATAATTTAGAGGTTTTGGTGTTTCTGATATGGTAAAATAAGGCGGActaatgaatattttagtctctaaaaataaaagaaatatatatgtatattaaataataattttttaaacgatTTAAATTGGGTTTTATTTCCATGATTATTCTTCACAAATTATGACTAAGGTAAACCAACttgctttaaattttagCGGGCCAGTCTTTAATATAGCATTTACACCAGCACCAAATGTACGCTAACAAATAAGATTGTGGATGCTGAAATTGcgtaaaaataaaatgtacAATATTAAACAAACTTCTTTCTCAATGTTAAAAATACGATTTTCTTAATCCTAAGCCTCAAATAGTTTTCGGTATCTGTAAAATATTCGACGTATCTTATATagtaattaataaatattatttagtGTCCCACTGAAAAAGCGTTTGCAGTGTAAACCCGTTAATAATTAAGTCTAGAGGAAATatgtaaaattttgaaaaaaaaaattccaaaagtaATATGAAATGCATAAGGATCAATGGAGACCACctataaatataaaatcGTACGAGTGAAAATCCTAAAAAAATGTCATGTACGTAGTGAAAGCCATTGCGAAGGCACCAATagtaaacataaaaatatcaagAGTACGTAAAATCCAATTATTTGCACAAGCCTTATAATGTAGCATCGGCGGATACATATAGATAAGCGGTATGCAACAGACGCTACCTACCATACTTACAAATAAATCAAGACGTGAAGATCCACTAAATTGTTagcaaatgaagaaataaaaaaaaaaaggaaaaacgTACGCCCAAGATATTAGGATAGCTAGAATAACAATTAAGACACGAAGATAATTCTTCCtccatttaatttttctgtttcttttaCCGCTTCTAGTGAAAATTCCCTGTTCAATGATAGCAATTGCAGGAAACAATTGCAATGGGGTACTAAGCAAAATTGCAATAGCATACAAGAATTGGATAATAACGGTGAAAGTACTCTCTGGCATATTCAAAATAACCACCGTTTTGACCTTTGAACCAAAAGCAGCGTAAGACAGCAACCCaatagaaataaacaagAGAGAGATCGCTGCCATCACACCTGTGAGGAGCTTAGGTAAATTCTTTGGTTTAGCCATCTGTTCTTGGATAGGCAATATCAAACAAATTCCTTCGTAAGTAAAAATGGCAACAccaataaataaactaaaATCAGTTTTGTTAAACATTGCAACATCGGCTATTCCTTTAGTGGCTAGCGTAATCACGTCCCAGAAATACAAATATAATATCCctagcaaaataaaaacatcaGCAATTAAAGCAGTAGCAGAAAGTTTTGATATCTTGCGAACGAGCGATAGAGGGACAAATACCAAAAActgaataaaaatgaaaacagCTAAATGGTATTCTCGGTGAGTAGTGGATATAACTTTTACACATGCTTGTAATGTGCTAGCAACAAACGAAATATAAGCACTCGAAAATCCAATCTTAATGCAtttagtaaaatatttaaatttaaaaacttaccTGTGAAACCACGATAGAAGCAAGAATAGCAAATCGCATATGAGGACCATATAAAGTTCCCCCAATATCACCAAAACTTCCAGGTACCTTCATTCGAGTCTGAATGAGAAGTAAGAAGCAAATATGAGACAATACTCCCACAATAAGAAGGGTCGCACTTGAAAATACCAATCCACCTAATTTAAAGCTAGACATCGGTTAATATTCTaggaaataataaaataaaaaaacgtTAATTCCATAAAACTTACGCTTTGGGAAGAAAGAGTACACCGGTACCAACAAATGACTTTAAAAGTAGAAGTACAGCTTTTCCGTTTGAAGCATTTCCAGGCGTCTGTAGTTTGTAACGTCCATGACGAGAAATCAAAGGTTCTTGCTCAGAGGGAACAGTAGAATGAATC
This portion of the Schizosaccharomyces pombe strain 972h- genome assembly, chromosome: I genome encodes:
- the aru1 gene encoding arginase Aru1, encoding MSPHKISDNHRHLMLSRFMMGNGVSIINMPFSGGQPKDGAELAPEMVEKAGLVDDLEHLGYDVKLIQNPEFKSRPSKEGPNQALMKNPLYVSNVTRQVRDAVQRELEQQRVVVNIGGDHSLAIGTVEGVQAVYDDACVLWIDAHADINTPESSPSKNLHGCPLSFSLGYAEPLPEEFAWTKRVIEERRLAFIGLRDLDPMERAFLRERNIAAYTMHHVDKYGIGRVVEMAMEHINPGKRRPVHLSFDVDACDPIVAPATGTRVPGGLTFREAMYICEAVAESGTLVAVDVMEVNPLLGNEEEAKTTVDLARSIVRTSLGQTLL
- the avt3 gene encoding vacuolar amino acid transmembrane transporter Avt3 — its product is MSNSQSIKIKKPRSNENFASGSYSSRRSQQIHRLSHSPMAEGFHKPKLNISPSESNLPNNVAENTTDTPVNYGSIRDENHNSRKGKDVTLNSDEAHSENVPSTSEDPDVVRRHLGGQAADDDNFSSLQLQGGDMHRQVYRWQQEVDQNKQIRRGRSRSFSAKVSDPNLHLRSVQDMKQAGGMRRDFLRNRASSISMSSNAHGNPNFLNRNFIEFLSVYGHFAGEELSEEDEDEDTDDFAMPRDVNPSLIHSTVPSEQEPLISRHGRYKLQTPGNASNGKAVLLLLKSFVGTGVLFLPKAFKLGGLVFSSATLLIVGVLSHICFLLLIQTRMKVPGSFGDIGGTLYGPHMRFAILASIVVSQIGFSSAYISFVASTLQACVKVISTTHREYHLAVFIFIQFLVFVPLSLVRKISKLSATALIADVFILLGILYLYFWDVITLATKGIADVAMFNKTDFSLFIGVAIFTYEGICLILPIQEQMAKPKNLPKLLTGVMAAISLLFISIGLLSYAAFGSKVKTVVILNMPESTFTVIIQFLYAIAILLSTPLQLFPAIAIIEQGIFTRSGKRNRKIKWRKNYLRVLIVILAILISWAGSSRLDLFVSMVGSVCCIPLIYMYPPMLHYKACANNWILRTLDIFMFTIGAFAMAFTTYMTFF